The Candidatus Neomarinimicrobiota bacterium nucleotide sequence ATTCCCCCGCCGGCAACTACAGTCAGTAATGATAAATCAAACTCGCCAAACTTGCAAGCAAATATGAATGAGTCATATTGACTTGTTTTATGAAATAATCCTCTTCGTCGCTTGACAAATTATAATTCTGCACATATTTTTCCATAAGCATTTATAATTGTGGCTGACAGAAATATACAAATATCAGCCGAAACCAAGAGGATGGTTTTGCTCAAATAATCTTTGGTAATAAATGGGTGCGGGTTAGGACTTGAGCCAAAGGTTCTCCTGCGGAGCCTGTCCCGCCAATGGCGGTGGCCTGACCGCACACTTGACAGACTATCCGACGAACGAAATGATGTCGTAATCGAATATTCTCTTGACATTTTAGAATATCGCACCAAATTGGTGAATATAATATAATTTCTAATATTATTATACGTTTTCTCGGGTATGCTTATTTAAATGATTCGAACAGACATAATAAATATTCTGACATTGGCGCTGCTAATGGTTTCCTGCAGCGATAATCCGACAAACCCCGGTGTCGGACTCAATATTATCAAGTTTGGCGCTTTTTTCGACAATCCGGCATGGCATCCTGACGGTAAATGGATCGCCGTCGAACACGGTGACAGCATAGACACAGATTTCGACGGTATCGTTGACACTTCATTCTCCGGAATCTGGATTATAAATGCTGAGACAGGATATAAGCAACCGCTTATCCGCGGTTTCGGTTTTCCAGCGTGGAATCAAGATGGTAGCAGTCTTGCTATGCACAGCGGCGGCCAAATATTTACTGTTGACATACTCAGTCTTGAACCGCCAGAAATAGACACGACCTCTCTGCTTAAGTTGACATCAATGGGAGCCAATTTTTTCCCATCATGGAGCTCAGATGGAAAATGGATTGCCTATGATTCGAATGTAGATGATACCAAATATGATATCTGGATCATGAGGTCAGATGGAACCGAAAAGCAAAACATTAGCACTGAAAGCGATAGCGCGGATCAGGGAGGGTGGCGAATTCCGAACTGGAGCCCGGACGGAAATTGGATAGCACACCATCGTTACATTTCCAATGGAGAAACAGGAACAGAAATATACATAATGGATACAAGTGGAGCTAATGCAACATGGCTTGAGCATGGGTCTGGAGCCAAATTTTCACCTGATGGAAGTATAATATCATTTTACGCCCAACCTCAAGTCGGTCTCCCCCCTGTTATCTGGACGATAAGAAGAGACGGTACCGAACTTCGACAGATAACGAATGGTCCGGACAGTAGTTTTGACTGGAGCCCTGATGGCAACCAAATTGTCTTCCTTAGGCGGAACTTCAATGAACCGATAGAGGGCAACGGTGAGCTCTGGCTGATTAACATTGACGGAACGAATCTCAAACAGTTGACCTTCACTAAATAACAAAATGAATCGAACGACCTTAATTAATGTCCTGGTATGGACACTGTTATCTGTTGCCTGTGGTGAGAAACCATCAGAGCCGGAGGCCCCAGTTGAAGAAGAGGGAGGTATTATTCTAGAA carries:
- a CDS encoding PD40 domain-containing protein; the protein is MIRTDIINILTLALLMVSCSDNPTNPGVGLNIIKFGAFFDNPAWHPDGKWIAVEHGDSIDTDFDGIVDTSFSGIWIINAETGYKQPLIRGFGFPAWNQDGSSLAMHSGGQIFTVDILSLEPPEIDTTSLLKLTSMGANFFPSWSSDGKWIAYDSNVDDTKYDIWIMRSDGTEKQNISTESDSADQGGWRIPNWSPDGNWIAHHRYISNGETGTEIYIMDTSGANATWLEHGSGAKFSPDGSIISFYAQPQVGLPPVIWTIRRDGTELRQITNGPDSSFDWSPDGNQIVFLRRNFNEPIEGNGELWLINIDGTNLKQLTFTK